The Bos indicus x Bos taurus breed Angus x Brahman F1 hybrid chromosome 15, Bos_hybrid_MaternalHap_v2.0, whole genome shotgun sequence genome includes a window with the following:
- the DGKZ gene encoding diacylglycerol kinase zeta isoform X8: MSARGAGRSTGGGCDEAAALGPAELLATEEGERPGALRQMWRYRSWDVPQIPAEVPQSQKAITKSGLQHLAPPPPAPGAPCSEPERQIRSTVDWSESATYGEHIWFETNVSGDFCYVGEQYCVAKMLKSVSRRKCAACKIVVHTPCIEQLEKINFRCKPSFRESGSRNVREPTFVRHHWVHRRRQDGKCRHCGKGFQQKFTFHSKEIVAISCSWCKQAYHSKVSCFMLQQIEEPCSLGVHAAVVIPPTWILRARRPQNTLKASKKKKRASFKRKSSKKGPEEGRWRPFIIRPTPSPLMKPLLVFVNPKSGGNQGAKIIQSFLWYLNPRQVFDLSQGGPREALEMYRRVHNLRILACGGDGTVGWILSTLDQLRLKPPPPVAILPLGTGNDLARTLNWGGGYTDEPVSKILSHVEEGNVVQLDRWDLHAEPNPEAGPEERDEGATDQLPLDVFNNYFSLGFDAHVTLEFHESREANPEKFNSRFRNKMFYAGTAFSDFLMGSSKDLAKHIRVVCDGTDLTPKIQDLKPQCIVFLNIPRYCAGTMPWGHPGEHHDFEPQRHDDGYLEVIGFTMTSLAALQVGGHGERLTQCREVLLTTSKAIPVQVDGEPCKLAASRIRIALRNQATMVQKAKRRSAAPLHSDQQPVPEQLRVQVSRVSMHDYEALHYDKEQLKEASVPLGTVVVPGDSDLELCRAHIERLRQEPEGAGAKSPMCQKLSPKWCFLDATTASRFYRIDRAQEHLNYVTEIAQDEIYILDPELLGASARPDLPTPTSPLPTSPCSPTSRSLPGDAAPPTGEELIEAAKRNDFCKLQELHRAGGDLMHRDERSRTLLHHAVSTGSKEVVRYLLEHAPTEILDAVEENGETCLHQAAALGQRTICHYIVEAGASLMKTDQQGDTPRQRAEKAQDTELAAYLENRQHYQMIQREDQETAV, translated from the exons GAAAGCCATCACCAAGTCGGGCCTCCAGCACCTGGCaccccctcctcctgctcctgggGCCCCGTGCAGCGAGCCTGAGCGGCAGATCCGGAGCACCGTGGACTGGAGT GAGTCAGCGACGTATGGGGAACACATCTGGTTTGAGACCAACGTGTCCGGGGACTTCTGCTACGTCGGAGAGCAGTACTGCGTCGCCAAGATGCTG AAATCAGTGTCCCGGAGAAAGTGTGCAGCCTGCAAGATTGTGGTCCACACACCCTGCATTGAGCAGCTCGAGAAG ATAAATTTCCGCTGTAAGCCATCCTTCCGTGAATCGGGCTCCAGGAACGTCCGTGAG CCAACCTTCGTGCGGCACCACTGGGTACACCGGCGACGCCAGGACGGCAAGTGTCGGCACTGCGGGAAG GGCTTCCAGCAGAAGTTCACCTTCCACAGCAAGGAGATCGTGGCCATCAGCTGCTCCTGGTGCAAGCAAGCA tacCACAGCAAGGTGTCCTGCTTCATGCTGCAGCAGATCGAGGAGCCGTGCTCCCTGGGGGTCCACGCCGCTGTGGTCATCCCCCCCACCTGGATCCTCCGGGCCCGCAGGCCCCAG AACACCCTCAAAGccagcaagaagaaaaaaagagcatcCTTCAAGAGGAAGTCTAGCAAGAAAGGGCCTGAG GAGGGCCGCTGGAGACCCTTCATCATCAGGCCTACCCCGTCCCCCCTCATGAAGCCCCTGCTGGTGTTCGTGAACCCCAAGAGTGGGGGCAACCAG GGCGCCAAGATCATCCAGTCCTTCCTCTGGTATCTGAATCCCCGGCAAGTCTTTGACCTGAGCCAGGGGGGCCCCAGGGAGGC GCTGGAGATGTATCGCCGAGTGCACAACCTGCGGATCCTGGCTTGCGGGGGTGACGGCACG GTCGGCTGGATCCTCTCCACGCTGGACCAGCTGCGCTTGAAGCCGCCGCCGCCAGTCGCCATCCTGCCCCTGGGCACTGGCAATGACTTGGCCCGCACCCTCAACTGGGGCGGG ggCTACACTGACGAGCCTGTGTCCAAGATCCTGTCCCACGTGGAGGAGGGCAACGTGGTACAGCTGGACCGCTGGGACCTCCATGCGGAGCCCAACCCCGAGGCGGGGCCCGAGGAGCGAGATGAGGGGGCCACCGACCAG CTGCCTCTGGATGTCTTCAACAACTACTTCAGCCTGGGCTTTGACGCCCACGTCACCCTGGAGTTCCACGAGTCTCGAG AGGCCAACCCGGAGAAGTTCAACAGCCGCTTCCGGAATAAGATGTTCTACGCCGGG ACAGCCTTCTCTGACTTCCTGATGGGCAGCTCCAAGGACTTGGCCAAGCACATCCGCGTGGTG TGTGATGGGACTGACCTGACCCCCAAGATTCAGGACCTGAAACCCCAGTGCATTGTTTTCTTGAACATCCCCag GTACTGCGCGGGCACCATGCCCTGGGGCCACCCTGGGGAGCACCATGACTTTGAGCCCCAGCGGCACGACGATGGCTACCTCGAGGTCATCGGCTTTACCATGACCTCCCTG GCTGCGCTGCAGGTGGGCGGGCACGGCGAGCGGCTGACGCAGTGCCGAGAGGTGCTGCTCACCACGTCCAAAGCCATCCCGGTGCAGGTGGACGGTGAGCCCTGCAAGCTCGCAGCCTCGCGCATCCGCATTGCCCTGCGCAACCAGGCCACCATGGTGCAGAAGGCCAAGCGGCGGAGCGCCGCCCCCCTGCACAGCGA CCAGCAGCCGGTGCCGGAGCAGCTGCGAGTCCAGGTGAGCAGGGTCAGCATGCACGACTACGAGGCCCTGCACTACGACAAGGAGCAGCTCAAAGAGGCTT CTGTGCCGCTGGGCACTGTGGTGGTCCCAGGAGACAGCGACCTGGAGCTGTGCCGCGCTCACATCGAGAGGCTCCGGCAG GAGCCCGAAGGTGCTGGAGCCAAGTCCCCGATGTGCCAGAAACTGTCCCCCAAGTGGTGCTTCCTCGATG CCACCACTGCCAGCCGCTTCTACAGAATCGACAGGGCCCAG GAACACCTCAACTACGTGACCGAGATCGCACAGGACGAGATTTATATCCTGGACCCTGAGCTGCTGGGGGCATCTGCCCGTCctgacctccccacccccacgtcccctctccccacctcgcCCTGCTCCCCCACATCCCG GTCACTGCCAGGGGACGCTGCGCCCCCTACAG GTGAAGAGCTCATCGAGGCTGCAAAGAGGAACGATTTCTGTAAG ctccaGGAGCTGCACCGAGCTGGGGGTGACCTTATGCACCGTGATGAGCGGAGCCGCACGCTCCTGCACCACGCGGTCAGCACCGGCAGCAAGGAAGTGGTCCGCTACCTGCTGGAGCATG CGCCCACTGAGATCCTTGATGCCGTGGAGGAAAA CGGGGAGACCTGCCTGCACCAGGCGGCAGCCCTGGGCCAGCGCACCATCTGCCACTACATCGTGGAGGCCGGGGCCTCGCTCATGAAGACTGACCAGCAG GGTGACACTCCCCGGCAGAGAGCGGAGAAGGCTCAGGACACGGAACTGGCGGCGTACCTGGAAAACCGGCAGCATTACCAGATGATCCAGCGGGAGGACCAGGAGACAGCGGTGTGA
- the DGKZ gene encoding diacylglycerol kinase zeta isoform X7: MSARGAGRSTGGGCDEAAALGPAELLATEEGERPGALRQMWRYRSWDVPQIPAEVPQSQKAITKSGLQHLAPPPPAPGAPCSEPERQIRSTVDWSESATYGEHIWFETNVSGDFCYVGEQYCVAKMLQKSVSRRKCAACKIVVHTPCIEQLEKINFRCKPSFRESGSRNVREPTFVRHHWVHRRRQDGKCRHCGKGFQQKFTFHSKEIVAISCSWCKQAYHSKVSCFMLQQIEEPCSLGVHAAVVIPPTWILRARRPQNTLKASKKKKRASFKRKSSKKGPEEGRWRPFIIRPTPSPLMKPLLVFVNPKSGGNQGAKIIQSFLWYLNPRQVFDLSQGGPREALEMYRRVHNLRILACGGDGTVGWILSTLDQLRLKPPPPVAILPLGTGNDLARTLNWGGGYTDEPVSKILSHVEEGNVVQLDRWDLHAEPNPEAGPEERDEGATDQLPLDVFNNYFSLGFDAHVTLEFHESREANPEKFNSRFRNKMFYAGTAFSDFLMGSSKDLAKHIRVVCDGTDLTPKIQDLKPQCIVFLNIPRYCAGTMPWGHPGEHHDFEPQRHDDGYLEVIGFTMTSLAALQVGGHGERLTQCREVLLTTSKAIPVQVDGEPCKLAASRIRIALRNQATMVQKAKRRSAAPLHSDQQPVPEQLRVQVSRVSMHDYEALHYDKEQLKEASVPLGTVVVPGDSDLELCRAHIERLRQEPEGAGAKSPMCQKLSPKWCFLDATTASRFYRIDRAQEHLNYVTEIAQDEIYILDPELLGASARPDLPTPTSPLPTSPCSPTSRSLPGDAAPPTGEELIEAAKRNDFCKLQELHRAGGDLMHRDERSRTLLHHAVSTGSKEVVRYLLEHAPTEILDAVEENGETCLHQAAALGQRTICHYIVEAGASLMKTDQQGDTPRQRAEKAQDTELAAYLENRQHYQMIQREDQETAV; encoded by the exons GAAAGCCATCACCAAGTCGGGCCTCCAGCACCTGGCaccccctcctcctgctcctgggGCCCCGTGCAGCGAGCCTGAGCGGCAGATCCGGAGCACCGTGGACTGGAGT GAGTCAGCGACGTATGGGGAACACATCTGGTTTGAGACCAACGTGTCCGGGGACTTCTGCTACGTCGGAGAGCAGTACTGCGTCGCCAAGATGCTG CAGAAATCAGTGTCCCGGAGAAAGTGTGCAGCCTGCAAGATTGTGGTCCACACACCCTGCATTGAGCAGCTCGAGAAG ATAAATTTCCGCTGTAAGCCATCCTTCCGTGAATCGGGCTCCAGGAACGTCCGTGAG CCAACCTTCGTGCGGCACCACTGGGTACACCGGCGACGCCAGGACGGCAAGTGTCGGCACTGCGGGAAG GGCTTCCAGCAGAAGTTCACCTTCCACAGCAAGGAGATCGTGGCCATCAGCTGCTCCTGGTGCAAGCAAGCA tacCACAGCAAGGTGTCCTGCTTCATGCTGCAGCAGATCGAGGAGCCGTGCTCCCTGGGGGTCCACGCCGCTGTGGTCATCCCCCCCACCTGGATCCTCCGGGCCCGCAGGCCCCAG AACACCCTCAAAGccagcaagaagaaaaaaagagcatcCTTCAAGAGGAAGTCTAGCAAGAAAGGGCCTGAG GAGGGCCGCTGGAGACCCTTCATCATCAGGCCTACCCCGTCCCCCCTCATGAAGCCCCTGCTGGTGTTCGTGAACCCCAAGAGTGGGGGCAACCAG GGCGCCAAGATCATCCAGTCCTTCCTCTGGTATCTGAATCCCCGGCAAGTCTTTGACCTGAGCCAGGGGGGCCCCAGGGAGGC GCTGGAGATGTATCGCCGAGTGCACAACCTGCGGATCCTGGCTTGCGGGGGTGACGGCACG GTCGGCTGGATCCTCTCCACGCTGGACCAGCTGCGCTTGAAGCCGCCGCCGCCAGTCGCCATCCTGCCCCTGGGCACTGGCAATGACTTGGCCCGCACCCTCAACTGGGGCGGG ggCTACACTGACGAGCCTGTGTCCAAGATCCTGTCCCACGTGGAGGAGGGCAACGTGGTACAGCTGGACCGCTGGGACCTCCATGCGGAGCCCAACCCCGAGGCGGGGCCCGAGGAGCGAGATGAGGGGGCCACCGACCAG CTGCCTCTGGATGTCTTCAACAACTACTTCAGCCTGGGCTTTGACGCCCACGTCACCCTGGAGTTCCACGAGTCTCGAG AGGCCAACCCGGAGAAGTTCAACAGCCGCTTCCGGAATAAGATGTTCTACGCCGGG ACAGCCTTCTCTGACTTCCTGATGGGCAGCTCCAAGGACTTGGCCAAGCACATCCGCGTGGTG TGTGATGGGACTGACCTGACCCCCAAGATTCAGGACCTGAAACCCCAGTGCATTGTTTTCTTGAACATCCCCag GTACTGCGCGGGCACCATGCCCTGGGGCCACCCTGGGGAGCACCATGACTTTGAGCCCCAGCGGCACGACGATGGCTACCTCGAGGTCATCGGCTTTACCATGACCTCCCTG GCTGCGCTGCAGGTGGGCGGGCACGGCGAGCGGCTGACGCAGTGCCGAGAGGTGCTGCTCACCACGTCCAAAGCCATCCCGGTGCAGGTGGACGGTGAGCCCTGCAAGCTCGCAGCCTCGCGCATCCGCATTGCCCTGCGCAACCAGGCCACCATGGTGCAGAAGGCCAAGCGGCGGAGCGCCGCCCCCCTGCACAGCGA CCAGCAGCCGGTGCCGGAGCAGCTGCGAGTCCAGGTGAGCAGGGTCAGCATGCACGACTACGAGGCCCTGCACTACGACAAGGAGCAGCTCAAAGAGGCTT CTGTGCCGCTGGGCACTGTGGTGGTCCCAGGAGACAGCGACCTGGAGCTGTGCCGCGCTCACATCGAGAGGCTCCGGCAG GAGCCCGAAGGTGCTGGAGCCAAGTCCCCGATGTGCCAGAAACTGTCCCCCAAGTGGTGCTTCCTCGATG CCACCACTGCCAGCCGCTTCTACAGAATCGACAGGGCCCAG GAACACCTCAACTACGTGACCGAGATCGCACAGGACGAGATTTATATCCTGGACCCTGAGCTGCTGGGGGCATCTGCCCGTCctgacctccccacccccacgtcccctctccccacctcgcCCTGCTCCCCCACATCCCG GTCACTGCCAGGGGACGCTGCGCCCCCTACAG GTGAAGAGCTCATCGAGGCTGCAAAGAGGAACGATTTCTGTAAG ctccaGGAGCTGCACCGAGCTGGGGGTGACCTTATGCACCGTGATGAGCGGAGCCGCACGCTCCTGCACCACGCGGTCAGCACCGGCAGCAAGGAAGTGGTCCGCTACCTGCTGGAGCATG CGCCCACTGAGATCCTTGATGCCGTGGAGGAAAA CGGGGAGACCTGCCTGCACCAGGCGGCAGCCCTGGGCCAGCGCACCATCTGCCACTACATCGTGGAGGCCGGGGCCTCGCTCATGAAGACTGACCAGCAG GGTGACACTCCCCGGCAGAGAGCGGAGAAGGCTCAGGACACGGAACTGGCGGCGTACCTGGAAAACCGGCAGCATTACCAGATGATCCAGCGGGAGGACCAGGAGACAGCGGTGTGA
- the DGKZ gene encoding diacylglycerol kinase zeta isoform X2 translates to MEPRDGSPEARSSDSESASASSSGSERDAGPEPDKAPRRLSKRRFPGLRLFGHSHPPAPAMETFIKRHFQRKAPGPGEGPRRPSGVGLPTSKARRRSPAGQASSSLAQRRRSSAQLQGCLLGCGVGAPRPGRRRRSSTAPPACNPRFAVEEVPTQPQPAVVGPQLLVAPLLLAGLVGMEEEEGLQKEDVRVALPSAAQPGSGTPGPSPPPPRSALPLLPVPRWRRRRASSQLLPADVVKDHGLWGLHGHYRRLSQPRPVSQNPTPGGRRASGTAAGLGMPARVRPLCRRRQVALRRKSAGPQTWSALLAKAITKSGLQHLAPPPPAPGAPCSEPERQIRSTVDWSESATYGEHIWFETNVSGDFCYVGEQYCVAKMLQKSVSRRKCAACKIVVHTPCIEQLEKINFRCKPSFRESGSRNVREPTFVRHHWVHRRRQDGKCRHCGKGFQQKFTFHSKEIVAISCSWCKQAYHSKVSCFMLQQIEEPCSLGVHAAVVIPPTWILRARRPQNTLKASKKKKRASFKRKSSKKGPEEGRWRPFIIRPTPSPLMKPLLVFVNPKSGGNQGAKIIQSFLWYLNPRQVFDLSQGGPREALEMYRRVHNLRILACGGDGTVGWILSTLDQLRLKPPPPVAILPLGTGNDLARTLNWGGGYTDEPVSKILSHVEEGNVVQLDRWDLHAEPNPEAGPEERDEGATDQLPLDVFNNYFSLGFDAHVTLEFHESREANPEKFNSRFRNKMFYAGTAFSDFLMGSSKDLAKHIRVVCDGTDLTPKIQDLKPQCIVFLNIPRYCAGTMPWGHPGEHHDFEPQRHDDGYLEVIGFTMTSLAALQVGGHGERLTQCREVLLTTSKAIPVQVDGEPCKLAASRIRIALRNQATMVQKAKRRSAAPLHSDQQPVPEQLRVQVSRVSMHDYEALHYDKEQLKEASVPLGTVVVPGDSDLELCRAHIERLRQEPEGAGAKSPMCQKLSPKWCFLDATTASRFYRIDRAQEHLNYVTEIAQDEIYILDPELLGASARPDLPTPTSPLPTSPCSPTSRSLPGDAAPPTGEELIEAAKRNDFCKLQELHRAGGDLMHRDERSRTLLHHAVSTGSKEVVRYLLEHAPTEILDAVEENGETCLHQAAALGQRTICHYIVEAGASLMKTDQQGDTPRQRAEKAQDTELAAYLENRQHYQMIQREDQETAV, encoded by the exons CATGGAGACCTTCATTAAGAGACACTTCCAGCGGAAGGCGCCTGGCCCAGGGGAGGGGCCGAGGCGGCCCAGCGGTGTGGGGCTGCCCACAAGCAAGGCCCGGCGCCGCTCGCCCGCGGGGCAGGCCTCCTCCTCGCTGGCACAGCGGCGGCGCTCTAGCGCGCAGCTCCagggctgtctcctgggctgtggGGTAGGGGCCCCGCGCCCCGGCCGCCGCCGGCGCTCCAGCACCGCGCCCCCCGCCTGCAATCCCCGCTTTGCCGTGGAGGAGGTGCCCACCCAGCCACAGCCAGCCGTGGTGGGGCCCCAGCTTTTGGTGGCACCCCTGCTGTTGGCTGGGCTCGTGGgcatggaagaggaggagggcttGCAGAAGGAGGATGTGAGGGTCGCGTTGCCGAGCGCCGCCCAGCCGGGCTCCGGGACCCCAGGGCCATCCCCACCGCCGCCCCGCAGCGCGCTGCCCCTGCTGCCCGTTCCGCGCTGGCGCCGGCGCCGGGcctcctcccagctgctgcccgCAGACGTGGTGAAAGACCATGGGCTCTGGGGCCTGCACGGTCACTACCGACGCCTCAGCCAGCCGCGGCCCGTGAGCCAGAACCCCACCCCAGGGGGTCGAAGAGCCTCGGGTACCGCAGCCGGCCTCGGGATGCCCGCCCGCGTGCGCCCGCTGTGCCGCCGGCGGCAGGTAGCCCTGCGGCGCAAGTCAGCCGGACCCCAGACCTGGAGTGCCCTGCTTGC GAAAGCCATCACCAAGTCGGGCCTCCAGCACCTGGCaccccctcctcctgctcctgggGCCCCGTGCAGCGAGCCTGAGCGGCAGATCCGGAGCACCGTGGACTGGAGT GAGTCAGCGACGTATGGGGAACACATCTGGTTTGAGACCAACGTGTCCGGGGACTTCTGCTACGTCGGAGAGCAGTACTGCGTCGCCAAGATGCTG CAGAAATCAGTGTCCCGGAGAAAGTGTGCAGCCTGCAAGATTGTGGTCCACACACCCTGCATTGAGCAGCTCGAGAAG ATAAATTTCCGCTGTAAGCCATCCTTCCGTGAATCGGGCTCCAGGAACGTCCGTGAG CCAACCTTCGTGCGGCACCACTGGGTACACCGGCGACGCCAGGACGGCAAGTGTCGGCACTGCGGGAAG GGCTTCCAGCAGAAGTTCACCTTCCACAGCAAGGAGATCGTGGCCATCAGCTGCTCCTGGTGCAAGCAAGCA tacCACAGCAAGGTGTCCTGCTTCATGCTGCAGCAGATCGAGGAGCCGTGCTCCCTGGGGGTCCACGCCGCTGTGGTCATCCCCCCCACCTGGATCCTCCGGGCCCGCAGGCCCCAG AACACCCTCAAAGccagcaagaagaaaaaaagagcatcCTTCAAGAGGAAGTCTAGCAAGAAAGGGCCTGAG GAGGGCCGCTGGAGACCCTTCATCATCAGGCCTACCCCGTCCCCCCTCATGAAGCCCCTGCTGGTGTTCGTGAACCCCAAGAGTGGGGGCAACCAG GGCGCCAAGATCATCCAGTCCTTCCTCTGGTATCTGAATCCCCGGCAAGTCTTTGACCTGAGCCAGGGGGGCCCCAGGGAGGC GCTGGAGATGTATCGCCGAGTGCACAACCTGCGGATCCTGGCTTGCGGGGGTGACGGCACG GTCGGCTGGATCCTCTCCACGCTGGACCAGCTGCGCTTGAAGCCGCCGCCGCCAGTCGCCATCCTGCCCCTGGGCACTGGCAATGACTTGGCCCGCACCCTCAACTGGGGCGGG ggCTACACTGACGAGCCTGTGTCCAAGATCCTGTCCCACGTGGAGGAGGGCAACGTGGTACAGCTGGACCGCTGGGACCTCCATGCGGAGCCCAACCCCGAGGCGGGGCCCGAGGAGCGAGATGAGGGGGCCACCGACCAG CTGCCTCTGGATGTCTTCAACAACTACTTCAGCCTGGGCTTTGACGCCCACGTCACCCTGGAGTTCCACGAGTCTCGAG AGGCCAACCCGGAGAAGTTCAACAGCCGCTTCCGGAATAAGATGTTCTACGCCGGG ACAGCCTTCTCTGACTTCCTGATGGGCAGCTCCAAGGACTTGGCCAAGCACATCCGCGTGGTG TGTGATGGGACTGACCTGACCCCCAAGATTCAGGACCTGAAACCCCAGTGCATTGTTTTCTTGAACATCCCCag GTACTGCGCGGGCACCATGCCCTGGGGCCACCCTGGGGAGCACCATGACTTTGAGCCCCAGCGGCACGACGATGGCTACCTCGAGGTCATCGGCTTTACCATGACCTCCCTG GCTGCGCTGCAGGTGGGCGGGCACGGCGAGCGGCTGACGCAGTGCCGAGAGGTGCTGCTCACCACGTCCAAAGCCATCCCGGTGCAGGTGGACGGTGAGCCCTGCAAGCTCGCAGCCTCGCGCATCCGCATTGCCCTGCGCAACCAGGCCACCATGGTGCAGAAGGCCAAGCGGCGGAGCGCCGCCCCCCTGCACAGCGA CCAGCAGCCGGTGCCGGAGCAGCTGCGAGTCCAGGTGAGCAGGGTCAGCATGCACGACTACGAGGCCCTGCACTACGACAAGGAGCAGCTCAAAGAGGCTT CTGTGCCGCTGGGCACTGTGGTGGTCCCAGGAGACAGCGACCTGGAGCTGTGCCGCGCTCACATCGAGAGGCTCCGGCAG GAGCCCGAAGGTGCTGGAGCCAAGTCCCCGATGTGCCAGAAACTGTCCCCCAAGTGGTGCTTCCTCGATG CCACCACTGCCAGCCGCTTCTACAGAATCGACAGGGCCCAG GAACACCTCAACTACGTGACCGAGATCGCACAGGACGAGATTTATATCCTGGACCCTGAGCTGCTGGGGGCATCTGCCCGTCctgacctccccacccccacgtcccctctccccacctcgcCCTGCTCCCCCACATCCCG GTCACTGCCAGGGGACGCTGCGCCCCCTACAG GTGAAGAGCTCATCGAGGCTGCAAAGAGGAACGATTTCTGTAAG ctccaGGAGCTGCACCGAGCTGGGGGTGACCTTATGCACCGTGATGAGCGGAGCCGCACGCTCCTGCACCACGCGGTCAGCACCGGCAGCAAGGAAGTGGTCCGCTACCTGCTGGAGCATG CGCCCACTGAGATCCTTGATGCCGTGGAGGAAAA CGGGGAGACCTGCCTGCACCAGGCGGCAGCCCTGGGCCAGCGCACCATCTGCCACTACATCGTGGAGGCCGGGGCCTCGCTCATGAAGACTGACCAGCAG GGTGACACTCCCCGGCAGAGAGCGGAGAAGGCTCAGGACACGGAACTGGCGGCGTACCTGGAAAACCGGCAGCATTACCAGATGATCCAGCGGGAGGACCAGGAGACAGCGGTGTGA